A genomic segment from Hoeflea prorocentri encodes:
- a CDS encoding RidA family protein, translated as MAKRTLIPPLLAAAAGKAKMSPAIVSGDHVFLTGSTGGNAEGVMPNDPGQQFRNAFDKIGAILDEGGMTLQSVVEMTTYHVGLRDHFDLFDAVRLEYFDEPYPAWTAVEVAGLRREGAVVEIRVIAYSGSTG; from the coding sequence ATGGCTAAGCGTACTCTAATTCCGCCATTATTGGCGGCGGCGGCCGGAAAGGCGAAGATGTCGCCGGCCATCGTGTCCGGCGATCATGTTTTCCTGACGGGTTCGACAGGCGGAAATGCAGAAGGGGTCATGCCCAATGATCCCGGTCAGCAGTTTCGCAATGCATTTGACAAGATAGGGGCAATCCTGGACGAGGGCGGCATGACGCTACAGTCTGTCGTTGAGATGACCACCTACCACGTCGGCTTGCGTGATCACTTCGATCTGTTCGATGCCGTGCGGCTTGAATACTTTGACGAACCCTATCCGGCTTGGACGGCGGTGGAAGTCGCGGGCCTCAGGCGTGAGGGTGCTGTCGTCGAGATACGTGTGATCGCGTATTCCGGTTCCACAGGCTGA
- a CDS encoding cell division protein FtsX, producing the protein MNDVTENETGLQESRREIVLRPTAPIVPASNIAGSSLMLVISIMSFLACLTLGAVIMVQDTANSWQSEISREITIQIKPEPGLDLDAELTKARDIALSFTGTTSAMIVDSAATARLLEPWLGEGLDMEELPVPRLVIVTIDEASPPDFAGMRAALEESVANVFLDDHRTWVDRLIAMANTTVIIGLGVLALVFTATILTVVFATRGALSGNHHIVEVLHFVGAEASFVASKFQKHFFLIALKGALAGGLGATLCFAVASLWASVSLATPESDQATALFGGFSMGAGGYIGALAIVVITAVLTALTTRITVIRTIMEIDLIRSDPTYSIS; encoded by the coding sequence ATGAATGATGTGACGGAAAACGAAACCGGTCTTCAGGAGAGCCGGCGCGAAATCGTCTTGCGGCCAACGGCCCCGATCGTGCCGGCGTCGAATATTGCCGGCAGTTCACTCATGCTGGTGATATCCATCATGTCGTTCCTCGCCTGCCTGACGCTGGGTGCCGTGATCATGGTTCAGGACACGGCAAACAGCTGGCAAAGCGAGATCTCACGCGAAATCACCATCCAGATCAAGCCCGAGCCGGGGCTGGATCTGGATGCCGAGCTGACCAAGGCGCGTGACATTGCGCTGAGTTTTACCGGCACAACCTCCGCCATGATCGTTGATTCGGCGGCAACGGCGCGCCTGCTGGAGCCCTGGCTCGGCGAGGGCCTCGACATGGAGGAACTCCCCGTTCCGCGGCTGGTCATCGTCACCATTGACGAGGCCTCTCCACCGGATTTTGCGGGCATGCGGGCGGCGCTTGAAGAATCGGTCGCCAATGTCTTCCTTGACGATCATCGCACATGGGTGGATCGGCTGATCGCCATGGCCAACACGACCGTGATCATCGGTCTGGGCGTCCTTGCCCTGGTGTTCACGGCAACCATCCTGACGGTGGTTTTTGCAACACGCGGCGCATTGTCGGGCAATCACCATATTGTCGAAGTCCTGCATTTCGTCGGGGCGGAGGCGAGCTTCGTTGCCTCCAAGTTTCAAAAGCACTTCTTTTTGATCGCTCTAAAGGGCGCCCTGGCCGGCGGGCTCGGCGCAACGCTCTGTTTTGCCGTGGCCAGTCTTTGGGCAAGCGTCAGCCTCGCAACCCCGGAAAGCGATCAGGCAACCGCTCTCTTTGGCGGCTTCTCGATGGGTGCCGGCGGCTATATCGGTGCACTGGCAATTGTCGTTATAACGGCCGTGCTGACCGCCCTGACAACGCGCATCACCGTTATTCGCACAATTATGGAGATCGACCTGATCCGCTCTGATCCGACCTACTCGATCTCGTAA
- a CDS encoding 3-hydroxybutyryl-CoA dehydrogenase, which yields MANAIKSVGIVGAGQMGNGIAHVCAIAGYDIHLHDVSEERIKDGLATINGNMARQVAAGTLKDADRNKAIGRIIAAPSVEDLASLDLVIEAATEDETVKRKIFANLCPVLNPEAILATNTSSLSITRLASATDRPERFIGIHFMNPAPVMRLVELVRGIATADITFDAAKEFVVSLDKTVTVAEDFPAFIVNRILLPMINEAIYTLYEGVGTVEAIDTSMKLGANHPIGPLQLADFIGLDTCLSIMQVLYDGLADSKYRPCPLLVKYVEAGWLGRKTGRGFYDYRGEEPVPTR from the coding sequence ATGGCCAACGCGATCAAATCTGTTGGAATAGTCGGAGCAGGCCAGATGGGTAACGGTATTGCGCATGTTTGCGCAATTGCCGGTTACGATATCCATCTGCACGATGTGTCCGAGGAACGCATCAAGGATGGGCTGGCGACGATAAACGGCAACATGGCCCGACAGGTTGCGGCCGGAACCTTGAAGGATGCCGACCGTAACAAGGCGATCGGACGCATCATCGCCGCGCCATCTGTCGAAGACCTCGCATCGCTGGATCTGGTGATCGAAGCAGCGACGGAAGACGAGACGGTCAAGCGGAAAATCTTTGCCAATCTGTGCCCGGTTCTCAACCCGGAAGCCATTTTGGCGACAAACACCTCGTCCCTGTCGATAACCCGGCTTGCCTCGGCGACCGATCGGCCCGAGCGCTTCATCGGCATTCACTTCATGAACCCGGCCCCGGTCATGCGGCTGGTTGAATTGGTCCGCGGCATCGCCACCGCCGACATCACCTTCGATGCGGCCAAGGAATTTGTTGTCTCCCTCGACAAGACGGTGACCGTGGCCGAGGATTTCCCCGCCTTCATCGTCAATCGCATCCTGCTGCCCATGATCAATGAGGCGATCTACACGCTTTATGAGGGCGTGGGCACGGTTGAAGCCATCGACACATCGATGAAGCTTGGAGCCAACCATCCGATCGGCCCGCTGCAGCTTGCCGACTTCATCGGCCTCGACACCTGCCTGTCGATCATGCAGGTGCTTTACGACGGGCTGGCCGATTCAAAATACCGGCCCTGCCCGCTGCTGGTGAAATATGTCGAGGCCGGCTGGCTCGGCCGCAAGACCGGGCGCGGCTTTTACGACTATCGCGGCGAGGAGCCGGTGCCGACGCGCTAA
- the tlpA gene encoding thiol:disulfide interchange protein TlpA, protein MSEQKNGNTTIFMIVGAAVVLAIVAVLAAVYVNDAPSGNNSNGANSAVAPAAACSGSVELAKAVEPFATGHVAAMASASEPRSLAFLSFNSPQGEKMTVGDMSGKTLLVNLWATWCAPCREEMPALDELQKVMGGEDFEVVAINIDQGDDSKPTAFLEEIGVASLGYYRDNTMGVFNDLKKEGLAFGLPVTLLIDEAGCLVANMNGPAHWSSDDAKAYVGAALSGRQQPSS, encoded by the coding sequence ATGTCGGAACAAAAAAACGGAAACACCACGATCTTCATGATTGTCGGCGCCGCTGTTGTCCTGGCCATCGTGGCCGTTCTGGCTGCGGTATACGTGAATGATGCGCCGTCTGGCAACAACTCAAACGGGGCGAACAGCGCTGTAGCGCCCGCCGCCGCGTGCTCCGGTTCGGTGGAACTGGCAAAGGCCGTAGAACCGTTCGCCACGGGTCATGTTGCCGCCATGGCATCGGCGAGCGAGCCGAGATCGCTGGCGTTTCTGTCGTTCAACTCACCACAGGGCGAAAAGATGACGGTCGGTGACATGTCTGGAAAGACGCTGCTGGTCAATCTGTGGGCGACATGGTGCGCACCCTGCCGGGAAGAGATGCCGGCGCTTGACGAACTGCAGAAAGTCATGGGCGGCGAAGACTTCGAGGTCGTCGCCATCAATATCGATCAGGGTGACGACAGCAAGCCGACGGCATTCCTTGAGGAAATCGGCGTCGCCAGTCTCGGCTACTATCGCGACAACACAATGGGCGTTTTTAACGATCTGAAGAAAGAAGGCCTTGCCTTCGGCCTTCCGGTGACGCTGCTGATCGATGAGGCGGGCTGCCTAGTCGCCAATATGAACGGCCCGGCACACTGGTCGAGCGATGATGCCAAGGCCTATGTCGGCGCGGCGCTTTCCGGCCGGCAGCAGCCGTCATCTTAG
- the hpt gene encoding hypoxanthine phosphoribosyltransferase produces the protein MPVVRGKNIDVLFSPEQIAERNLDLAKQIATEPKEDLLVISILKGSFIFAADLLRALHAAGLEPEVEFITLSSYGKGTKSQGVRIIKDIDSEVRGRDVLLIDDILESGNTLRFARELMYERGARNVSIAVLLDKTCRREGTLNADFVGFECPDYFVVGYGMDVAYAFRELPFVGVVTGDA, from the coding sequence ATGCCTGTTGTCCGCGGAAAGAATATCGACGTCCTGTTTTCGCCGGAGCAGATTGCCGAGCGCAATCTGGACCTTGCCAAACAAATTGCGACCGAGCCGAAGGAAGACCTGTTGGTCATTTCCATCCTGAAGGGCTCGTTCATTTTTGCCGCCGACCTGCTGCGTGCCCTGCATGCGGCCGGACTGGAGCCGGAGGTGGAGTTCATAACGCTCTCCAGCTATGGCAAGGGGACCAAGAGCCAGGGCGTCAGGATCATCAAGGATATCGACAGCGAGGTCCGGGGCCGCGATGTTCTGCTGATTGACGATATTCTGGAATCCGGCAACACGCTGCGCTTTGCCCGTGAACTCATGTATGAGCGCGGTGCGCGCAATGTCTCGATTGCGGTCCTGCTGGACAAGACATGCCGCAGGGAAGGCACGCTTAATGCGGATTTTGTCGGCTTCGAATGCCCTGACTATTTCGTGGTCGGATACGGCATGGATGTCGCCTATGCGTTTCGCGAACTGCCCTTTGTCGGTGTTGTAACCGGGGACGCGTAG
- a CDS encoding response regulator codes for MAKILIAEDEESLRRFVSRALRMDGHDVVEAADGAHGLDQLRENVTYDLLLSDIRMPVMDGIELAHTAAVEFPELKILLMTGYAEQRERADSLSDIIVDVVPKPFSLPDIRGAVAEALAA; via the coding sequence ATGGCAAAAATCCTTATTGCCGAGGACGAGGAATCGCTTCGTCGTTTTGTCAGCCGGGCATTGAGAATGGACGGGCATGACGTGGTGGAAGCCGCAGACGGCGCGCATGGCCTCGATCAACTGCGCGAAAACGTCACCTACGATCTTCTTCTGTCGGATATTCGTATGCCGGTGATGGACGGTATCGAACTGGCCCACACCGCGGCAGTGGAATTTCCGGAGCTGAAGATTTTGCTGATGACGGGGTATGCCGAACAGCGTGAACGAGCCGATTCACTCAGCGATATCATCGTCGACGTGGTGCCGAAGCCGTTTTCTCTTCCGGACATTCGCGGAGCGGTCGCCGAGGCGCTCGCTGCCTGA
- the ftsE gene encoding cell division ATP-binding protein FtsE, translating into MIDFDNVGLRYGMGPEILRDLTFDVPRRSFQFLTGPSGAGKTTLLRLMFMSLQPTRGFVRIFGHDITTIPQQELPKLRRRIGIVFQDFRLLDHLTTYENVALPLRVRGKDEASYRTDVVELLKWVGLGDRMNVLPPILSGGEKQRAAIARALIDQPEILLADEPTGNVDAPLARRLLRLFMELNKLGTAVIIATHDLSLMDQVDARRMILSGGRLEIYE; encoded by the coding sequence GTGATCGACTTTGACAATGTTGGACTGCGGTATGGCATGGGACCGGAGATCCTGCGCGATCTGACATTCGACGTCCCGCGGCGCTCGTTTCAGTTTCTGACCGGACCGTCCGGTGCAGGCAAGACAACCTTGTTGCGCCTCATGTTCATGTCCTTGCAGCCGACACGCGGCTTTGTGCGGATTTTCGGCCATGACATCACGACGATACCGCAACAGGAACTGCCCAAGCTGCGCCGCCGCATCGGTATTGTTTTTCAGGATTTCCGTCTGCTCGACCACCTGACCACCTATGAGAATGTGGCCCTGCCCCTGCGGGTGCGCGGCAAGGACGAGGCAAGCTACCGCACCGATGTTGTGGAGCTTTTGAAATGGGTTGGACTTGGCGACCGGATGAACGTGCTGCCTCCGATCCTGTCGGGCGGTGAAAAACAGCGCGCCGCCATTGCCCGCGCCCTGATCGACCAGCCGGAAATCTTGCTGGCGGACGAGCCGACGGGCAATGTCGATGCGCCGCTTGCCAGACGCCTGTTGCGGCTGTTCATGGAACTCAACAAACTCGGCACAGCCGTGATCATTGCCACTCACGATCTGTCGCTGATGGATCAGGTGGATGCGCGGCGTATGATTCTCTCGGGCGGACGGCTGGAAATCTATGAATGA
- the argH gene encoding argininosuccinate lyase, translating into MNGKSSNKMWGGRFASGPDAIMEDINASIDFDRKLYAEDIRGSLAHADMLATTGIISSDDRDKIVQGLNTIMSEIESGGFEFSRRLEDIHMNIEARLSDLIGPAAGRLHTARSRNDQVALDFRMWVRAEIEKTQTALTNLIGAFLNRAEEHADTVMPGFTHLQTAQPVTFGHHCMAYVEMFGRDRSRVRDALARLDECPLGAAALAGTGFPIDRHNTAGALGFSAPTRNSIDTVSDRDFALEFLSMAAICGTHLSRLAEEIVIWSTPQFGFVRLSDAFSTGSSIMPQKKNPDAAELVRAKTGRISGALIALLTVMKGLPLAYSKDMQEDKEQVFDAAETLELAIAAMTGMISDLKVLNDGMKAAAGSGYSTATDLADWLVREAGLPFREAHHVTGRAVALAEERGCDLADLPLEDLRDLNPSVNEGVYSVLTVEASVASRTSFGGTAPDNVREQIAWWRAQL; encoded by the coding sequence ATGAACGGTAAATCCTCCAACAAGATGTGGGGCGGACGCTTCGCCTCCGGTCCCGACGCGATCATGGAAGATATCAACGCGTCAATCGATTTCGACCGGAAACTCTACGCCGAGGATATCCGCGGCTCGCTGGCCCACGCCGATATGCTGGCCACCACTGGAATAATAAGCTCAGACGATCGTGACAAGATTGTGCAGGGCCTGAACACGATAATGTCAGAAATCGAGAGTGGCGGCTTCGAATTCTCGCGGCGGCTTGAAGATATTCATATGAATATCGAGGCGCGGCTGTCCGATCTGATCGGCCCGGCGGCCGGTCGGCTGCACACGGCCCGTTCGCGCAACGATCAAGTCGCGCTCGACTTTCGCATGTGGGTCCGCGCAGAGATTGAGAAAACACAAACCGCACTGACAAATCTGATCGGCGCCTTTCTCAACCGCGCCGAAGAGCATGCCGACACCGTCATGCCGGGTTTCACACATCTGCAGACGGCGCAGCCAGTCACGTTCGGACATCATTGCATGGCCTATGTGGAAATGTTCGGCCGCGACCGCTCGCGGGTGCGCGATGCGCTTGCGCGGCTTGACGAATGCCCTCTCGGCGCTGCCGCCCTTGCCGGCACCGGCTTTCCCATCGACAGGCACAACACCGCCGGCGCGCTTGGTTTTTCAGCGCCCACGCGCAACTCGATCGATACCGTTTCCGACAGGGATTTCGCGCTCGAGTTCCTCAGTATGGCGGCCATCTGCGGAACCCACCTGTCACGTCTTGCCGAGGAGATCGTCATCTGGTCGACGCCGCAATTCGGCTTTGTCCGGCTATCCGATGCCTTTTCGACCGGCTCTTCCATCATGCCGCAGAAGAAAAACCCGGACGCCGCCGAACTCGTCCGCGCCAAGACCGGACGCATCAGCGGTGCACTGATTGCCCTGCTGACGGTGATGAAGGGACTTCCGCTCGCCTACTCAAAGGACATGCAGGAGGACAAGGAACAGGTCTTCGACGCAGCCGAGACGCTGGAACTGGCAATCGCCGCAATGACGGGAATGATCTCGGACCTGAAAGTCCTGAACGATGGCATGAAGGCGGCTGCCGGATCGGGTTATTCGACCGCGACAGACCTTGCAGACTGGCTGGTTCGCGAGGCAGGACTGCCGTTTCGCGAAGCCCATCACGTGACCGGCCGGGCGGTGGCGCTTGCCGAAGAGCGCGGCTGCGACCTGGCGGACCTGCCGCTTGAGGATCTGCGCGATTTGAACCCGTCTGTGAATGAGGGTGTCTATTCGGTCCTGACCGTCGAGGCCTCGGTTGCCAGCCGCACAAGTTTCGGCGGCACGGCGCCGGATAATGTGCGTGAGCAGATCGCCTGGTGGCGCGCGCAGCTCTAA
- the lysA gene encoding diaminopimelate decarboxylase, whose protein sequence is MNHFEYKDGILHAEDVSIAEIARSVGTPFYCYSTATLERHYKVFAGAFKEIDALVCYAMKANSNQAVLATLARLGAGADVVSEGELRRALAAGIPAQKIVFSGVGKTVREIDYALSTEILCFNIESEAELEMISQRASHLGRTASVSFRINPDVDAKTHAKISTGKKEDKFGISWRDAEAVYARAANLPGIKVTGIDLHIGSQITELQPYDDAFKLLQTLVARLREAGHAIDHVDVGGGLGIPYRDDNNPPPDPLAYADVVLENLKSLNCKVVFEPGRMIAGNAGILVSEVIYVKDTGNKTFVIVDAAMNDLIRPTLYEAWHEIRPVAVPVPGTPDIEADIVGPVCESGDYIAKDRKLPALEAGDLIAIGSAGAYGAVQSSTYNSRLLVPEVLVNGGDFHVVRPRPSYEELIGLDSLPDWL, encoded by the coding sequence GTGAATCATTTTGAATACAAGGACGGTATCCTCCATGCCGAGGATGTCAGCATTGCCGAGATCGCACGATCGGTCGGCACGCCCTTCTATTGTTATTCGACAGCAACGCTGGAGCGCCACTACAAGGTGTTTGCCGGCGCGTTCAAGGAGATTGACGCCCTCGTCTGTTATGCAATGAAGGCAAACTCCAACCAGGCCGTCCTGGCAACACTTGCCAGGCTGGGAGCCGGAGCGGACGTTGTGTCGGAGGGTGAGCTGCGCCGGGCCCTTGCTGCCGGCATACCGGCGCAAAAGATCGTCTTTTCCGGCGTCGGCAAGACGGTCCGCGAAATCGATTACGCCCTCAGCACCGAAATCCTGTGCTTCAACATCGAATCGGAAGCCGAACTGGAGATGATCAGCCAGCGGGCATCGCACCTTGGCCGCACCGCGTCCGTCTCTTTCCGCATCAACCCGGATGTCGACGCAAAGACACATGCCAAGATTTCCACCGGCAAGAAGGAAGACAAGTTCGGCATCTCCTGGCGCGATGCCGAAGCGGTTTATGCCCGCGCGGCAAACCTGCCGGGCATAAAGGTTACGGGCATCGATCTGCATATCGGCAGCCAGATTACCGAACTGCAGCCCTATGACGACGCCTTCAAACTGCTGCAGACGCTGGTCGCCCGGTTGCGCGAGGCGGGCCATGCCATCGATCATGTCGATGTCGGCGGCGGCCTCGGCATCCCCTATCGCGACGACAACAATCCGCCGCCTGATCCACTGGCCTATGCCGATGTCGTGCTGGAAAACCTGAAATCGCTGAACTGCAAGGTGGTTTTCGAGCCCGGGCGCATGATCGCCGGCAATGCCGGAATACTGGTCAGTGAAGTGATCTATGTGAAGGACACGGGCAACAAGACGTTCGTCATCGTTGATGCGGCTATGAACGACCTGATCCGGCCGACGCTCTACGAAGCCTGGCATGAAATCAGGCCCGTTGCCGTTCCCGTTCCAGGCACGCCCGACATTGAAGCCGATATTGTCGGACCGGTCTGCGAAAGCGGCGATTATATCGCCAAGGACCGCAAGTTGCCTGCACTGGAAGCCGGCGATCTGATCGCCATCGGCTCTGCAGGAGCCTATGGCGCGGTCCAGTCATCGACCTATAATTCCAGGCTTCTGGTTCCCGAAGTCCTTGTCAATGGTGGTGATTTTCACGTCGTCAGGCCACGCCCCAGCTACGAGGAGCTGATCGGGCTGGATTCCCTTCCTGACTGGCTTTGA
- a CDS encoding TIGR02302 family protein, with the protein MRTRATQLILLCEGIWPRLLPVIGVVALFAAFSWLGYFRLVPDWLRMASVGVFAIGFLASLYPLRSVHWPGRRAALQRLERDNAIVHQALAVQSDTLESQDPFARSLWQAHQKRMAKRVGAIHLAPPQPDTPKLDPYGLRAVVVLLFVVGFAYSYSSRSGLLGDAFYSHKPVQQIAGMRVDAWVTPPEYTGKAPLFLTGSSKDLPEIISVPQGSEMLVRIVGGTGSEQVIYRSGNEEISIPVDDQAAGSSPQPTATKAFNYRFDAPADGALEVRKGTQLAESWRFELIPDNAPEITFDGEPGRAVNGALEIGFVLSDDYGVQRAYAEIVPVEAQGADARPLYDPPEYPLTLPRKTAHERKGRESRDLTEHPLAGKPVTITLVAEDFTGQTGRSAPYQMILPGRFFSNLLAGSVAEQRQVLALDANRIDRVIELNDAVTIAPEETIKNSTHYLLIKSARSRVKQAWDDDMLRDAADHMWDIALGIEDGDLSFAERRLRDAQRALSEALENGASDEEIQALMDELREAMNEFLQALAQQMQQNQNALQQVPTEALQNILRQQDLDRMLDQIENLAQSGARDQAQQLLSELQRMMNNLQTGQHQQAPGDNPMRQQMDKLGELMQQQQQLMEETYDLEQALRERRRQEYFQNEEGQQNQSGDQGEMTEEELREALRQLREQQEALQQQLGELQEKLEEFGLGQNEGFGEAGEAMGEAGKALGEGEGGTAVDEQGRALQALRDGAQQMMNQMRQAMGESPGQQPGSARRDPLGTDPLGRPRANSGPDFGEDVKVPEEADIQRARRILEAIRERLGDSFRPEMERFYLERLLDNR; encoded by the coding sequence ATGCGCACGCGCGCCACGCAGCTTATCCTTTTATGCGAAGGCATCTGGCCGCGTCTGCTGCCGGTCATCGGTGTTGTGGCCCTGTTCGCAGCCTTTTCCTGGCTGGGTTATTTCCGGCTTGTTCCGGATTGGCTGCGCATGGCGAGCGTCGGCGTCTTTGCCATCGGGTTCCTTGCCTCCCTCTACCCTCTGCGCAGCGTTCACTGGCCGGGCAGAAGAGCTGCTCTGCAGCGCCTGGAAAGGGACAACGCCATTGTCCACCAGGCACTGGCGGTCCAGTCCGATACGCTTGAATCGCAAGACCCTTTCGCAAGGTCTCTTTGGCAGGCCCACCAGAAGCGCATGGCAAAACGGGTCGGGGCCATACACCTTGCACCGCCCCAGCCCGATACGCCGAAACTCGATCCTTACGGCCTTCGTGCTGTGGTCGTGCTGTTGTTTGTCGTCGGCTTTGCCTATTCCTATTCCAGCCGGTCCGGATTGCTTGGTGATGCGTTTTACAGCCACAAGCCGGTGCAACAGATCGCCGGCATGCGGGTTGATGCTTGGGTCACGCCACCCGAATATACCGGGAAGGCGCCCCTGTTTCTGACCGGAAGCAGCAAGGATTTACCGGAGATCATTTCCGTGCCGCAGGGCAGCGAGATGCTGGTCCGCATCGTCGGTGGAACCGGCAGCGAACAGGTGATCTACCGCTCCGGCAACGAAGAGATATCCATTCCGGTTGATGATCAGGCTGCCGGCTCCTCGCCTCAGCCGACCGCCACCAAGGCCTTCAACTACCGCTTCGATGCGCCTGCCGATGGTGCGCTCGAGGTCCGCAAGGGAACACAGCTCGCTGAGAGCTGGCGCTTCGAGCTCATTCCCGATAACGCACCTGAAATCACGTTTGACGGCGAGCCGGGGCGTGCGGTGAACGGAGCCTTGGAAATCGGCTTTGTACTAAGCGATGATTACGGCGTTCAGCGTGCCTATGCGGAAATCGTCCCGGTCGAAGCACAGGGGGCGGACGCGAGACCGCTCTACGATCCGCCGGAATACCCGCTGACATTGCCGCGAAAGACAGCGCATGAACGCAAGGGCCGCGAAAGCCGCGATCTGACCGAACATCCGCTCGCCGGAAAACCCGTCACAATCACCCTCGTCGCCGAGGATTTCACCGGACAGACCGGACGCAGCGCCCCATATCAGATGATCCTTCCCGGGCGGTTCTTCAGCAATCTGCTCGCCGGCTCGGTCGCGGAACAGCGTCAGGTTCTCGCGCTCGATGCCAACCGGATCGACCGGGTGATCGAACTGAACGATGCAGTCACCATCGCCCCCGAAGAAACCATCAAGAACAGCACCCATTATCTGCTGATCAAATCGGCGCGCTCCAGGGTCAAGCAGGCCTGGGACGACGACATGTTGCGCGACGCGGCCGACCATATGTGGGACATTGCTCTCGGCATTGAGGACGGCGATCTTTCCTTTGCGGAGCGCCGGCTGCGCGACGCTCAGCGGGCCCTGTCTGAAGCGCTTGAGAACGGTGCGTCGGATGAAGAAATCCAGGCCCTGATGGATGAACTGCGCGAAGCGATGAACGAGTTCCTGCAGGCGCTCGCACAGCAGATGCAACAGAACCAGAATGCACTCCAGCAGGTGCCTACGGAGGCCTTGCAGAACATCCTGCGTCAGCAGGACCTCGACCGCATGCTCGACCAGATCGAGAACCTCGCCCAATCGGGCGCCCGCGATCAGGCGCAACAGCTCCTGTCCGAGCTGCAGCGCATGATGAACAATCTGCAGACCGGCCAGCACCAGCAGGCTCCGGGCGACAATCCCATGCGCCAGCAGATGGACAAGCTCGGCGAACTGATGCAACAGCAGCAGCAGCTCATGGAAGAAACCTACGATCTGGAGCAGGCGCTCAGGGAAAGACGGCGGCAGGAATATTTCCAGAACGAGGAAGGCCAGCAGAACCAGAGCGGCGACCAGGGCGAGATGACCGAGGAAGAACTGCGCGAGGCCCTGCGGCAGTTGCGCGAGCAACAGGAAGCCCTGCAACAGCAGCTCGGTGAATTGCAGGAAAAGCTTGAGGAATTCGGCCTCGGCCAGAACGAGGGTTTCGGTGAAGCCGGAGAGGCCATGGGGGAAGCCGGAAAGGCGCTTGGCGAAGGTGAGGGCGGCACCGCCGTCGATGAACAGGGCCGTGCACTGCAGGCCTTGCGCGACGGCGCTCAACAGATGATGAATCAGATGCGTCAGGCCATGGGCGAAAGCCCGGGGCAACAACCGGGTTCAGCGCGCCGGGACCCGCTTGGCACGGACCCGCTCGGACGGCCCCGCGCCAATTCAGGCCCCGATTTCGGTGAGGATGTCAAAGTTCCGGAAGAAGCGGACATCCAGCGTGCAAGGCGCATTCTGGAAGCGATACGCGAGCGCCTTGGTGATAGTTTCAGGCCGGAAATGGAACGGTTTTATCTCGAGAGACTGCTCGACAACCGGTAA
- the lptM gene encoding LPS translocon maturation chaperone LptM yields the protein MNATSAVKAAMFLVLIGLVAAGCGRKGPLEVPPPRGQVAEDPEEKDKPVPERRFILDPLIQ from the coding sequence ATGAACGCCACATCAGCCGTCAAAGCTGCAATGTTTCTAGTACTGATCGGACTGGTAGCTGCCGGCTGCGGCCGCAAGGGGCCCCTTGAAGTGCCACCGCCGCGCGGTCAGGTCGCCGAGGATCCGGAGGAAAAGGACAAGCCGGTTCCTGAACGTCGCTTCATTCTCGACCCGCTCATCCAATAG